The nucleotide window TATCATCAAGTTGTTTCTTCAGGTTTTTAAGCATGGTTCTTAGTTCTTCTTTTTTCCAATAAGATATCTGAGCTTGAGATATGTCGTTTGTAAGATCGACAATTTTTCTGAGTATTTCCTTCTGATTTACGATGTCATTCTGATCTTTAATGAAATTGGCAATATTGTTTGCCTCATTTTCTAGGATGCTAGATTTACTAATAGCTTTCATGGCCTCTGGGCCAGTTAAAGCAACAATCCTTCGAATTCCTTTTGCAATACCTTCTTCACTCACAATAACATAATCTCCAATATGACCTGTTTGATGTAAATGAGACCCCCCACAAAATTCCACAGACGTTTCATAAGCAGCTGGGCCTTCTGGATTTTTTTCCAATTCCTCAACTGGAACACCAACAGATACAACACGGACTGGATCTGGGTATTGCTCATCAAACATAGCTCTCAaacctttaatttttttagcgTCGTTCAGGCTAGTATGTTTAGCGTaaacaggtttatttttatttatgatgtcTTTGATCTGATCTTcagtttcttttatttgtttgatggaCATCGGACCCTTGTTGGTGAAATCAAACCTAAGTCTGTCTGGCATAACAAGTGAACCGCGTTGATCAGAATCATTTCCGAGAACTTTTCTGAGTACATTGTTTAGAACATGAGTTCCTGTGTGGTTGTTCATAACTAGTCTCCGTCTTTCAGTATCAATGTGTAACGATAACTTATCCCCAATTTTGAGCGAGCCTTCCAGTTTTCCAACATGTAATACATATCCCCCCTTAACTTGCACGTTTTTCACCATGAATTCAACACTGTCATCATCAACCTTTACCATATACCCCTCATCATAAATTTGTCCACCTTGCTCAGCATAAAAATTTGTTCTGTCAAGTATAACTCCACATTCTTGACCGGAAGAAACTTCGTTTACGAATTGTTTATCTTTTCGCAAAGCTACGATAGTTCCAGTACAAGGAGAGAAGGTGTAAACGGTTTCTTTCTCCGTTGATGATGccacataattatatttaggaGAATCATCTGTTGTAGGGATACCGACTTCCTGCAAATGACTTATGGCATGTACATCTAGAGCTAATAAATCTTCTTGACCTGCAACTTTTCCTTGCGATATAAGTTGTGATTCCTTTTTAGATTTTTCATAAGCATCCATGTCTATCGTAAGTCCGTTTTCTTCACACATTAATTGTGTTAGATCAACTGGAAAACCATATGTATCATATAGACGCCAGGCAACATCTCCAGGTATAACTTTACCATTTAGTTTTTCAATTGTTCTGTTGAGTAAATTTCTTCCGCGTGATAGTGTTTTTAAGAATTGAATTTCCTCTTCATTTATAAGTTGGATGAGCGACAAAGGATCTTTAGTAATTTCCGGGAAAATGTCTCCTAACAACTCAACAACAGTATGAACCAATGAGCCAAAGAAGCCAGGTTTAGCATTAAGTTTTTCGGATGCATAACGTACAGCTCTTCTTAATATCCTTCGGAGAACGTAACCTCTACCAGTGTTATCTGGAACACCTCCATCTGATAAGGCAATGGTTAATGTTCTAGCATGATCGGCCAAAACGCGATATGCCATATCAATCCCATCGACATCATCAGATCCAACTTTTCCAGAATAAGGCCTTGCACCCGTGCCTACTTCAATTGCTTTAAATATTGGCATAAAGAAATCGGTGTCATAATTCGCCCTCTTATTTTGTATCACTGACACGAGTCTTTCGAGACCCAAACCACAGTCAATATGTTTTTTGGGCAGAAGTTTTAATGACCCATCTGTTTCTCTGTTAAATTGAATGAACACCAAATTCCAGATTTCCAATACATCTGGGTCATCCATATTAACGAGATGAGCGGCATCACGTCCTCCAATGCGATCATAATGCAATTCCGAGCAAGGGCCGCATGGACCTGTTTCGCCCATTTCCCAAAAGTTGTCTTTCATGCTCCCAGGCAAAATGTGACTTTCAGGAACACCTAATTTTAGCCATATTTCTTTACATTCTAGGTCTGGTTCAAGTCCCGAAGAAGAGTCTC belongs to Helicoverpa armigera isolate CAAS_96S chromosome 6, ASM3070526v1, whole genome shotgun sequence and includes:
- the LOC110375446 gene encoding alanine--tRNA ligase, cytoplasmic; protein product: MDTSMTGNQIRKAFIDFFISKGHKYVHSSSTIPLDDPTLLFTNAGMNQFKPIFLGSVDPNSDMAQYVRVVNTQKCIRAGGKHNDLDDVGKDVYHHTFFEMMGNWSFGDYFKKEICAWAWELLTEVYKLPGDRLYVTYFGGDSSSGLEPDLECKEIWLKLGVPESHILPGSMKDNFWEMGETGPCGPCSELHYDRIGGRDAAHLVNMDDPDVLEIWNLVFIQFNRETDGSLKLLPKKHIDCGLGLERLVSVIQNKRANYDTDFFMPIFKAIEVGTGARPYSGKVGSDDVDGIDMAYRVLADHARTLTIALSDGGVPDNTGRGYVLRRILRRAVRYASEKLNAKPGFFGSLVHTVVELLGDIFPEITKDPLSLIQLINEEEIQFLKTLSRGRNLLNRTIEKLNGKVIPGDVAWRLYDTYGFPVDLTQLMCEENGLTIDMDAYEKSKKESQLISQGKVAGQEDLLALDVHAISHLQEVGIPTTDDSPKYNYVASSTEKETVYTFSPCTGTIVALRKDKQFVNEVSSGQECGVILDRTNFYAEQGGQIYDEGYMVKVDDDSVEFMVKNVQVKGGYVLHVGKLEGSLKIGDKLSLHIDTERRRLVMNNHTGTHVLNNVLRKVLGNDSDQRGSLVMPDRLRFDFTNKGPMSIKQIKETEDQIKDIINKNKPVYAKHTSLNDAKKIKGLRAMFDEQYPDPVRVVSVGVPVEELEKNPEGPAAYETSVEFCGGSHLHQTGHIGDYVIVSEEGIAKGIRRIVALTGPEAMKAISKSSILENEANNIANFIKDQNDIVNQKEILRKIVDLTNDISQAQISYWKKEELRTMLKNLKKQLDDKERAAKAVTITQVAEKAKEICEEKKGSQVIVSELKAFGNTKALDGALKQVKTLSPTTAAMFFSVDDETKKIFCLAAVPKNAIEKGLLASEWIQSVVPVIGGKGGGKPESGQASGSNYTSLNEALRVAEEFANLKLS